Proteins found in one Massilia sp. H6 genomic segment:
- a CDS encoding nitrite/sulfite reductase, with translation MYRYDHYDHLIVRERIAQYRDQVQRRLNDELLEEEFVPLRLQNGLYMQRHAYMLRVAVPYGLLSSSQMRMFAHIARKYDRGYGHFTTRQNIQYNWIELEQTPNILEDLASVEMHAIQTSGNCIRNITTDEFAGVAADEIIDPRPFAEILRQWSTFHPEFIALPRKFKVAINGAVEDRAAIAIHDIGLTLVHNETGEVGFKFMAGGGMGRTPILGSVIRDFLPWRHLLTYTEAVMRVYNQQGRRDNKYKARIKILLKAIGVEEFTRQVEAEWLDLKDGPETLTQEEFDRVAAWFQPHGYEQRDDTDPSAAHPENRAFANWLNRNVKPHKVPGYAAVVLSLKKTGVPPGDATAEQMDFVADLADRYSYGEVRVTHEQNLVLADVEQGKLFELWQLVKARGLATPNIGLLTDMIACPGGDFCSLANAKSLPIAAAIAERFDNLDFQHDIGDIELNISGCINACGHHHVGAIGILGVDKDGSEWYQVSIGGAQGNHSAIGKIIGPSFSALQMPEVVGRLLEVYVRERFEGERFVDTAQRLGIGPFKEHVYATPIVAGALTGEDHYA, from the coding sequence ATGTACCGCTACGACCATTACGACCATCTCATCGTGCGCGAGCGCATTGCGCAATACCGCGACCAGGTGCAGCGCCGCCTGAACGATGAGCTGCTGGAAGAAGAATTCGTGCCCCTGCGCCTGCAGAACGGCCTGTACATGCAGCGCCATGCCTACATGCTGCGTGTCGCGGTTCCCTACGGCCTGCTGTCGTCGAGCCAGATGCGCATGTTCGCCCATATCGCCCGCAAGTACGACCGCGGCTACGGCCATTTCACCACCCGCCAGAACATCCAGTACAACTGGATCGAACTGGAACAGACGCCCAACATCCTGGAAGACCTGGCCTCGGTCGAAATGCATGCGATCCAGACTTCGGGCAATTGCATCCGCAACATCACGACCGATGAATTCGCCGGTGTCGCCGCCGACGAGATCATCGATCCGCGGCCGTTCGCGGAAATCCTTCGCCAATGGAGCACCTTCCACCCGGAATTCATCGCCCTGCCCCGCAAGTTCAAGGTTGCGATCAACGGCGCCGTCGAAGACCGCGCCGCGATTGCCATCCACGACATCGGCCTGACGTTGGTGCACAACGAGACTGGTGAAGTCGGCTTCAAGTTCATGGCTGGCGGCGGCATGGGCCGCACGCCCATCCTGGGCTCGGTCATTCGCGACTTCTTGCCGTGGCGCCACCTGCTGACCTATACCGAAGCCGTGATGCGGGTCTACAACCAGCAGGGCCGGCGCGACAACAAGTACAAGGCCCGCATCAAGATTTTACTCAAAGCCATAGGCGTCGAAGAATTCACGCGCCAGGTCGAAGCCGAATGGCTGGACTTGAAAGACGGTCCGGAAACCCTGACCCAGGAAGAATTCGACCGCGTCGCCGCCTGGTTCCAGCCGCATGGCTACGAACAGCGCGACGACACCGACCCGAGCGCCGCCCATCCGGAGAACCGGGCCTTCGCCAACTGGCTCAACCGCAACGTCAAGCCACACAAGGTGCCGGGCTACGCCGCCGTGGTGCTGTCCCTTAAAAAGACCGGCGTGCCGCCGGGCGATGCCACCGCCGAGCAAATGGACTTCGTGGCCGACCTGGCCGATCGCTACAGCTATGGCGAAGTGCGCGTCACGCACGAGCAGAACCTGGTGCTGGCCGACGTCGAGCAGGGCAAGCTGTTCGAGCTATGGCAGCTGGTCAAGGCCAGGGGCCTGGCCACGCCCAACATCGGCCTGCTGACCGACATGATCGCCTGCCCCGGCGGCGATTTCTGCTCGCTGGCCAATGCCAAGTCGCTGCCGATCGCGGCCGCCATCGCCGAGCGCTTCGACAACCTCGACTTCCAGCACGATATCGGCGACATCGAACTGAACATCTCGGGCTGCATCAATGCCTGCGGCCACCATCACGTGGGTGCCATCGGCATCCTCGGCGTCGACAAGGACGGCAGCGAGTGGTACCAGGTGTCGATCGGCGGCGCCCAGGGCAACCACTCTGCGATCGGCAAGATCATCGGGCCGTCGTTCTCGGCCCTGCAGATGCCGGAAGTGGTCGGGCGCCTGCTTGAAGTCTATGTGCGCGAACGCTTTGAAGGCGAACGCTTCGTCGATACCGCGCAGCGCCTCGGCATTGGGCCGTTCAAGGAACATGTGTATGCCACGCCGATCGTGGCCGGTGCACTCACTGGAGAAGACCACTATGCCTAA
- a CDS encoding CysB family HTH-type transcriptional regulator yields MNLHQLRFVREAVRQNYNLTDAAKSLFTSQPGVSKAIIELEEELGVDIFTRHGKRIRGLTEPGRLVLQSVELIMQEIESLKRIGKEYAAHDSGSFTIATTHTQARYMLPRVVQAFMVKYPKVRLSLLQGNPKQIADMVKNDQADLAIATESIAAIDGLISLPCYQWEHVLVVPHEHPLTRSKAVSLEEIASYPVITYDAAFAGRSKIDHAFGLRSLKPDVLLEAIDADVIKTYVELGMGVGIIAGMAFDPERDRNLRAIPVGQLFGMNISRVAIKQGAYLRSYVYTFIELLAPTLNRDMVESAMRGGENYEL; encoded by the coding sequence ATGAATCTTCACCAACTGCGCTTCGTGCGCGAGGCCGTCCGCCAAAACTACAACTTGACCGATGCGGCCAAGTCGCTGTTCACCTCCCAGCCGGGAGTGTCGAAAGCCATCATCGAACTCGAAGAAGAGCTCGGCGTCGACATCTTCACCCGCCATGGCAAGCGCATCCGCGGGTTGACCGAGCCGGGGCGACTGGTGCTGCAGTCTGTCGAGCTGATCATGCAGGAGATCGAAAGCCTCAAGCGCATCGGCAAGGAATACGCGGCCCACGATAGCGGCAGCTTCACCATTGCCACCACCCATACCCAGGCCCGCTACATGCTGCCCAGGGTGGTGCAGGCCTTCATGGTGAAATACCCGAAGGTGCGCTTGTCGCTGTTGCAGGGAAACCCGAAGCAGATCGCCGACATGGTCAAGAACGACCAGGCCGACCTGGCCATCGCCACCGAATCGATCGCCGCCATCGATGGCTTGATCAGCTTGCCCTGCTACCAGTGGGAGCACGTGCTGGTGGTGCCGCACGAACACCCGCTGACACGTTCGAAGGCGGTGTCGCTCGAAGAGATCGCCAGTTACCCGGTGATTACGTATGATGCGGCCTTTGCCGGACGCAGCAAGATCGACCATGCCTTCGGCTTGCGCAGCCTGAAGCCGGACGTGCTGCTCGAAGCGATCGATGCCGACGTCATCAAGACCTATGTCGAACTGGGCATGGGCGTGGGCATCATCGCCGGCATGGCCTTCGATCCGGAACGCGACCGCAACCTGCGCGCAATTCCCGTCGGGCAATTGTTTGGCATGAATATCTCGCGGGTGGCGATCAAGCAGGGCGCTTATCTGCGCAGCTATGTCTATACTTTCATCGAACTGCTGGCGCCTACGCTCAACCGCGACATGGTCGAGTCGGCAATGCGCGGCGGCGAGAACTATGAGCTTTAA
- a CDS encoding class I SAM-dependent methyltransferase encodes MSTNPVADFFTAIADHYDSQFHDEADEDRQDDLDDVAEQVTELLRGHTVLELGCGTGYWTDVLAESAKSVIATDISEAMVDVAREHGGDHENVLYRVVDALDVPANIGGDEKISAVFAGFLWSHLRREQQDAFLAGLRARIGKDALLVLIDDVYIEGVSPTVCRTDAQGNTWAQFIDAEGKRHELPKNYPTDSALRKRLGSAVREIKIGRWDSCWALTCRLK; translated from the coding sequence ATGAGCACCAACCCAGTCGCGGACTTTTTCACGGCCATCGCTGACCACTACGACAGCCAGTTCCACGACGAAGCCGACGAAGACCGCCAGGACGACCTCGACGACGTGGCCGAACAGGTCACCGAACTGCTGCGCGGGCATACCGTGCTGGAACTGGGCTGCGGCACCGGCTACTGGACCGACGTGCTGGCCGAGAGCGCCAAATCGGTGATCGCCACCGACATCAGCGAAGCAATGGTCGATGTCGCGCGCGAGCATGGCGGCGACCACGAGAACGTGCTGTACCGCGTGGTCGATGCACTCGACGTTCCGGCCAACATCGGCGGCGACGAAAAAATCAGCGCCGTGTTCGCGGGATTCCTGTGGTCGCACCTGCGCCGCGAGCAGCAGGACGCTTTCCTGGCCGGGCTGCGCGCGCGCATCGGCAAGGATGCGCTCCTGGTACTGATCGACGACGTCTACATCGAGGGCGTGAGCCCGACCGTCTGCCGCACCGATGCGCAGGGCAACACCTGGGCGCAGTTCATCGATGCCGAAGGCAAGCGCCATGAGCTGCCAAAGAACTACCCGACCGACAGCGCGCTGCGCAAGCGCCTCGGCAGTGCGGTACGCGAGATCAAGATCGGGCGCTGGGATTCGTGCTGGGCGCTGACCTGCCGCCTGAAGTAA
- a CDS encoding sodium:alanine symporter family protein, whose translation MNELVTAINGVVWSPALIALCLGAGLYFSIRSRFLQVRHFGEMLRLMWKGKSSDQGVSSFQALTMTLAGRVGTGNIAGVATAITFGGPGAVFWMWMVAFLGASSAFVESTLGQVYKESVDKQFRGGPAFYIEKGLGIKWYAVVFAITTILATGVLLPGVQANAMAESLKTAAGVDTAYTGVVLAAVLAFIIFGGVKRIARFAEFVVPFMALGYILVACAIIAMNLEKLPGVLSLIFTSAFGTDAAFGAIIGMAIMWGVKRGVYSNEAGQGTGPHASSAAEVSHPAKQGLVQGFSVYIDTLFVCSATAFMLLITGQYNVEAPDGTPMFVGVQGVASGPGYVQTALENVLPGFGSMFVAIALMFFAGTTIVAYYYIAETNIAYLNRTTKRPWMGVLLKLAMIGATIYGALKTADVAWALGDLGVGLMAWLNLIAILLMRDVAFKCLRDYEAQKKLGKDPVFDPAALGIKNAHFWEQRVALDKQKSGDPAKADIIG comes from the coding sequence ATGAACGAGTTGGTCACTGCCATCAACGGTGTCGTCTGGAGTCCGGCGCTGATCGCGCTGTGCCTGGGCGCAGGCCTGTATTTTTCCATCCGCTCGCGCTTCCTGCAGGTGCGCCACTTCGGTGAAATGCTGCGCCTGATGTGGAAGGGAAAAAGCTCCGACCAGGGCGTCTCGTCCTTCCAGGCGCTGACCATGACCCTGGCCGGGCGTGTCGGCACCGGCAACATCGCTGGCGTGGCCACTGCCATCACCTTCGGCGGACCGGGCGCGGTGTTCTGGATGTGGATGGTGGCCTTCCTCGGCGCCAGCTCGGCCTTCGTGGAATCGACCCTGGGCCAGGTGTACAAGGAATCGGTCGACAAGCAGTTCCGTGGCGGCCCGGCCTTTTATATCGAGAAAGGCCTGGGCATCAAGTGGTATGCAGTCGTGTTTGCGATCACCACCATCCTCGCCACCGGCGTGCTGTTGCCAGGCGTACAGGCCAACGCGATGGCCGAAAGCCTCAAGACCGCGGCCGGCGTCGACACCGCCTATACCGGCGTGGTGCTCGCTGCGGTACTGGCCTTTATCATCTTCGGCGGCGTCAAGCGCATCGCGCGCTTTGCCGAGTTCGTGGTGCCCTTCATGGCACTGGGCTATATTCTGGTGGCCTGCGCGATCATCGCCATGAACCTCGAGAAACTGCCAGGCGTCCTGAGCCTGATCTTCACGTCTGCCTTCGGTACCGACGCCGCATTCGGCGCCATCATCGGCATGGCCATCATGTGGGGCGTCAAGCGCGGCGTGTACTCGAACGAAGCCGGCCAGGGTACCGGCCCGCACGCCTCGTCGGCCGCGGAAGTGAGCCACCCGGCCAAGCAAGGCCTGGTGCAGGGCTTCTCGGTGTATATCGACACCCTGTTCGTGTGCTCGGCTACCGCCTTCATGCTATTGATTACCGGTCAGTACAACGTCGAAGCGCCTGACGGCACCCCGATGTTCGTCGGCGTCCAGGGCGTTGCCTCGGGTCCGGGCTATGTCCAGACCGCGCTGGAAAACGTGCTGCCGGGTTTCGGCTCGATGTTCGTCGCGATTGCCCTGATGTTCTTCGCGGGCACCACCATCGTGGCCTACTACTACATCGCCGAAACCAATATCGCCTACCTGAACCGCACCACCAAGCGGCCGTGGATGGGTGTCCTGCTCAAGCTGGCCATGATCGGCGCGACCATCTACGGCGCGCTCAAGACCGCCGACGTGGCATGGGCGCTGGGCGACCTGGGGGTTGGCCTGATGGCCTGGCTGAACCTGATCGCCATTCTCTTGATGCGCGACGTGGCGTTCAAGTGCCTGCGCGACTACGAAGCCCAGAAAAAGCTGGGCAAGGACCCGGTGTTCGACCCGGCCGCGCTGGGCATCAAGAACGCGCATTTCTGGGAGCAGCGCGTAGCGCTGGACAAGCAGAAGTCGGGCGATCCGGCCAAGGCCGACATCATCGGCTGA
- a CDS encoding DUF2141 domain-containing protein translates to MRFAFTSLLGGALLLAAMPASSATLEVRISGVAAGKGKVNVAVCDRERFLKQCLYSSSVPAQAAEVVASLQDIPLGTWAVLAYQDENENGELDRNFIGIPRENYGFSRAAAGRFGPPGFDDAAIEVRDGTTPVAIRLR, encoded by the coding sequence ATGCGATTTGCATTCACATCCCTGCTGGGCGGCGCACTGCTGCTGGCGGCCATGCCGGCCTCGAGCGCGACCCTCGAAGTACGGATCAGTGGCGTAGCCGCCGGCAAAGGCAAGGTCAACGTCGCCGTCTGCGACCGCGAGCGCTTCCTCAAGCAATGCCTCTACAGTAGCTCGGTGCCGGCCCAGGCCGCCGAGGTGGTGGCCAGCCTGCAGGACATACCGCTTGGTACCTGGGCCGTGCTGGCCTACCAGGACGAAAACGAGAATGGCGAGCTGGACCGCAATTTCATCGGCATTCCACGCGAGAATTACGGCTTTAGCCGCGCCGCCGCCGGCCGCTTCGGGCCGCCGGGTTTCGACGATGCCGCCATCGAGGTGCGCGATGGCACCACCCCGGTCGCGATCCGGCTGCGCTGA
- a CDS encoding sterol desaturase family protein, which produces MLLNTFIVVLTVVLMELFSIVAHKHVMHGFGWGWHKSHHEPRTGWFEKNDLYAVVFAGVAIALIWFGTEGAHPLEWIGAGMTAYGLLYFVAHDGLVHRRWPFKVTPRSGYLKRLYQAHRMHHAVEGKDGAVSFGFLYAPPVASLKRQLHALHGGRLPRHPDAATAPPDAPAADARERAS; this is translated from the coding sequence ATGTTGCTCAACACTTTCATTGTCGTGCTGACCGTCGTGCTGATGGAGCTGTTTTCCATCGTGGCGCACAAGCACGTGATGCACGGCTTCGGCTGGGGCTGGCACAAGTCGCACCACGAGCCGCGTACGGGCTGGTTCGAAAAGAACGACCTGTACGCCGTGGTGTTCGCGGGCGTGGCCATTGCGCTGATCTGGTTCGGCACCGAGGGCGCCCACCCGCTCGAATGGATCGGCGCCGGCATGACCGCCTATGGCCTGCTGTATTTCGTCGCCCACGATGGCCTGGTGCACCGGCGCTGGCCGTTCAAGGTGACCCCGCGCAGCGGCTACCTCAAGCGCCTGTACCAGGCCCACCGCATGCACCATGCGGTCGAGGGCAAGGACGGTGCGGTGTCCTTCGGCTTCTTGTATGCGCCGCCCGTGGCCAGCCTCAAACGGCAGCTGCATGCGCTGCATGGGGGGCGCTTGCCGCGTCACCCGGACGCTGCCACAGCGCCGCCGGACGCGCCGGCAGCGGACGCGCGCGAACGCGCGAGCTGA
- the crtB gene encoding 15-cis-phytoene synthase CrtB, which translates to MSQDLMEHATRTIEVGSKSFAAAARLFEPATRRSVLMLYAWCRHCDDVVDGQELGFNLASHAQHAPHDGAAGLAMLEDQTRRAYAGEKMADPAFAAFQEVALRHRIEPRYALDHLAGFAMDVHDVRYEVFGDTLRYCYHVAGVVGLMMASIMGARDPRVLDRACDLGLAFQLTNIARDIVEDARMGRCYVPAQWLLDAGIAADEVADPRHRAALAKVAARLVDQAEPYYDSALEGIACLPLRSAWAIASARHVYRQIGIEVKRRGPRAWDRRAGTGKAMKLWLLARGAASALSSRVRARPLPARPAALWQRPGDAASAPHAAHAAAV; encoded by the coding sequence ATGAGCCAGGACCTGATGGAGCATGCCACCCGCACCATCGAGGTCGGCTCGAAGAGCTTCGCCGCGGCGGCGCGCCTGTTCGAGCCGGCCACCCGGCGCAGCGTGCTGATGCTGTATGCCTGGTGCCGCCACTGCGACGACGTAGTCGACGGCCAGGAGCTCGGCTTCAACCTCGCCAGCCATGCGCAACACGCCCCGCACGACGGCGCCGCCGGCCTGGCCATGCTCGAAGACCAGACCCGCCGCGCCTACGCCGGCGAGAAGATGGCCGACCCGGCCTTTGCCGCCTTCCAGGAAGTAGCGCTGCGCCACCGCATCGAGCCGCGCTATGCGCTCGACCACCTGGCCGGCTTTGCCATGGACGTGCACGACGTGCGCTACGAAGTCTTCGGCGACACCCTGCGCTACTGCTACCATGTGGCCGGGGTGGTCGGCCTGATGATGGCGTCGATCATGGGCGCGCGCGACCCAAGGGTGCTTGATCGGGCCTGCGACCTCGGCCTGGCCTTTCAGCTCACCAATATCGCGCGTGATATTGTAGAAGACGCGCGCATGGGGCGCTGCTACGTGCCGGCCCAGTGGCTGCTCGATGCCGGTATTGCGGCCGACGAAGTAGCCGATCCGCGCCACCGCGCGGCACTGGCGAAGGTGGCGGCGCGGCTGGTCGACCAGGCCGAGCCCTATTACGATTCGGCGCTCGAGGGCATCGCTTGTTTGCCCCTGCGATCGGCATGGGCAATTGCCAGCGCGCGCCACGTGTATCGCCAGATCGGCATCGAGGTCAAGCGGCGCGGACCGCGTGCATGGGACCGGCGCGCCGGAACCGGCAAGGCGATGAAACTATGGTTGCTGGCCAGGGGCGCAGCGAGCGCGCTCAGCTCGCGCGTTCGCGCGCGTCCGCTGCCGGCGCGTCCGGCGGCGCTGTGGCAGCGTCCGGGTGACGCGGCAAGCGCCCCCCATGCAGCGCATGCAGCTGCCGTTTGA
- a CDS encoding phytoene desaturase → MANNEQKQAVVVGAGFGGLALAIRLQASGMQVTLLEKRDKPGGRAYVYEDQGFVFDAGPTVITDPSCIEELFTAAGKRLSDYVELLPVAPFYRLCWEDGSHFDYVNDQDALDRQIHALNPADVEGYRRFLAYSKAVFEEGYLKLGAVPFLSFRDMIAAGPQLARLQAWRSVYSLVAKFIQNDHLRQAFSFHSLLVGGNPFATSSIYTLIHALERKWGVWFPRGGTGALVRGMVKLFEDIGGRIEVNASVARIEASGNRVSGVRLEDGRLFAADAVASNADVVHTYASLLGQHPRGVAEGRALQKKRFSNSLFVLYFGLDHHHEQLQHHTVCFGPRYRELIKDIFKGETLADDFSLYLHAPCITDPSLAPPGCGSHYVLAPVPHLGNAPIDWETEGPRYRDRIFEYLEQRYMPGLRGQLVTSRIFTPHDFRDQLNAHVGSAFSLEPILTQSAWFRPHNRDSTLFNLYLVGAGTHPGAGVPGVIGSAKATAGLMVQDMGERTPA, encoded by the coding sequence ATGGCTAACAACGAACAGAAACAAGCAGTAGTGGTCGGCGCCGGCTTCGGCGGCCTGGCCCTGGCGATTCGCCTGCAGGCCAGCGGCATGCAGGTCACCTTGCTGGAAAAGCGCGACAAGCCGGGCGGGCGTGCCTATGTGTACGAAGACCAGGGCTTCGTGTTCGACGCCGGCCCCACCGTGATTACCGACCCCTCCTGCATCGAAGAGCTGTTTACCGCGGCCGGCAAGCGCCTGAGCGACTATGTCGAGCTGCTGCCGGTGGCGCCGTTCTACCGCCTGTGCTGGGAAGACGGCAGCCATTTCGACTATGTTAACGACCAGGACGCGCTGGACCGCCAGATCCACGCGCTCAATCCGGCCGACGTCGAGGGCTACCGGCGCTTCCTGGCCTATTCCAAGGCGGTGTTCGAAGAAGGCTACCTGAAACTGGGCGCGGTGCCCTTCCTGTCGTTTCGCGACATGATCGCGGCCGGTCCGCAACTGGCGCGCCTGCAAGCCTGGCGCAGCGTGTACAGCCTGGTGGCCAAGTTCATCCAGAACGATCACCTGCGCCAGGCGTTTTCCTTCCACTCGCTGCTGGTGGGCGGCAATCCGTTTGCCACCAGTTCGATCTATACGTTGATCCATGCGCTCGAGCGCAAATGGGGCGTCTGGTTCCCGCGCGGCGGCACTGGCGCGCTGGTGCGTGGCATGGTCAAGCTGTTCGAAGACATCGGCGGCAGGATCGAAGTCAATGCATCGGTGGCCCGCATCGAAGCCAGCGGCAACCGGGTCAGCGGCGTGCGGCTCGAAGACGGGCGCCTGTTCGCGGCCGACGCGGTAGCGTCGAATGCCGACGTGGTGCATACCTATGCGTCGCTGCTGGGCCAGCACCCGCGCGGCGTGGCCGAAGGCCGGGCCTTGCAGAAGAAGCGCTTTTCCAATTCGCTGTTCGTGCTCTACTTCGGGCTGGACCATCACCACGAGCAGCTGCAGCACCACACCGTGTGCTTCGGCCCGCGCTATCGCGAGCTGATCAAGGACATCTTCAAGGGCGAGACGCTGGCCGACGATTTCTCGCTCTACCTGCATGCGCCCTGCATCACCGATCCGTCGCTGGCGCCGCCAGGCTGCGGCAGCCATTACGTGCTGGCCCCGGTGCCGCACCTGGGCAATGCACCGATCGACTGGGAAACCGAAGGCCCGCGCTATCGCGACCGCATCTTCGAGTACCTGGAACAGCGCTACATGCCTGGCCTGCGCGGCCAGCTGGTCACCAGCCGCATCTTCACGCCGCACGACTTCCGCGACCAGCTCAATGCCCACGTCGGCTCGGCCTTCTCGCTGGAACCGATCCTGACCCAGAGCGCCTGGTTCCGTCCGCACAACCGCGACAGCACCCTGTTCAACCTCTACCTGGTTGGCGCCGGCACCCATCCGGGCGCGGGGGTACCGGGCGTGATCGGCTCGGCCAAGGCGACGGCCGGGCTGATGGTGCAGGACATGGGGGAAAGGACGCCGGCATGA
- the crtY gene encoding lycopene beta-cyclase CrtY, producing MDKPPYDLILAGGGLANGLIAWRLRCLRPGLRIVLLEAAEHIGGNHTWSFHDTDLTPAQNAWLAPLVSHRWPRYDVLFPNLARTLDGGYASIASDDFARVIEAELGPALRLGAQIEALTPTTVRLAGGETLQARAVIDGRGMRPTPHLSLGYQTFLGQELRLAAPHGLTAPVIMDASVEQSGGYRFVYLLPFGCDRVLVEDTHYVDSAAWEPDRLRANIAAYAHGRGWQIAEVLREEHGSLPIVLAGDFDAHWAGLAGQPSAGLRAGLFHPTTGYSLPHAVRLADRIADLALDPGALHAPALFATLRAEAAQAWRAQGFFRLLNRMLFLAGRPEQRWRVMQRFYHLPAPLIARFYAGRLRLRDKARLLSGKPPVPVGQAMSAALKIHPDQIRKVA from the coding sequence ATGGATAAGCCGCCCTACGACCTGATCCTGGCCGGCGGCGGCCTGGCCAATGGCTTGATCGCCTGGCGCCTGCGCTGCCTGCGTCCCGGGCTACGCATCGTGCTGCTCGAAGCGGCCGAACACATCGGCGGCAACCATACCTGGTCGTTTCACGATACCGACCTGACGCCGGCGCAGAACGCGTGGCTGGCGCCGCTGGTGTCGCACCGCTGGCCGCGCTACGACGTGCTGTTTCCGAACCTGGCGCGCACGCTCGACGGTGGCTATGCCAGCATCGCCTCGGACGATTTCGCCCGCGTCATCGAGGCCGAGCTGGGCCCCGCGCTGCGCCTTGGCGCGCAGATCGAGGCGCTCACCCCAACCACGGTGCGCCTGGCGGGCGGCGAGACGCTCCAGGCCAGGGCCGTGATCGACGGCCGCGGCATGCGCCCGACCCCGCACCTGTCGCTCGGCTACCAGACCTTTCTTGGCCAGGAGCTGCGCCTGGCCGCGCCGCATGGCTTGACCGCGCCGGTGATCATGGACGCCAGCGTCGAACAAAGCGGCGGCTACCGCTTCGTCTACCTGCTGCCGTTCGGATGCGACCGGGTATTGGTCGAAGATACCCATTATGTCGACAGCGCAGCCTGGGAGCCAGACCGGCTGCGCGCTAACATCGCAGCCTATGCGCATGGGCGCGGCTGGCAGATCGCCGAGGTACTGCGCGAAGAGCACGGCTCGCTGCCGATCGTGCTGGCGGGCGACTTCGACGCCCACTGGGCCGGGCTCGCCGGCCAGCCCAGCGCCGGCCTGCGCGCCGGCCTGTTCCACCCGACTACCGGCTATTCGCTGCCGCACGCAGTGCGCCTGGCCGACCGTATCGCCGACCTGGCGCTGGACCCTGGCGCACTGCACGCGCCGGCGCTGTTTGCCACACTCCGCGCCGAGGCCGCGCAAGCCTGGCGCGCCCAGGGTTTTTTCAGGCTGCTCAACCGCATGCTGTTCCTGGCCGGACGCCCGGAGCAGCGCTGGCGCGTGATGCAGCGTTTCTACCATTTGCCGGCGCCGCTCATCGCGCGCTTTTACGCCGGGCGCCTGCGCCTGCGCGACAAGGCGCGCCTGTTGAGCGGCAAGCCGCCGGTTCCGGTAGGACAGGCCATGTCGGCCGCCCTCAAGATTCATCCCGATCAGATCAGGAAAGTTGCATAA
- a CDS encoding glycosyltransferase, with translation MAHFGVVAPAFYSHFNALEALAGVLVERGHRVTFLHRPDAARFLRDRRIGFRAIGAATHPPGSLEASLRLAANPGSPLGLRRVILDMADATSMLCRELPRAIEVLGIDTIIADQMEAAGGLVAEALRMPFVSVACALPVNREPGIPLPVMPFGFEDSERAHQIVDGSTRVYDWMMGPHRRSIEANARRLQLAPRGALHDCLSPLVQVSQTVDGYDFPRRALPPHFHHVGPLRASSAPDAVTPLPDIAPGRPFVFASLGTLQGQRLALFKRIATACRRLDAQLLVAHCGGLDAAQERALERAGATWVCAFAPQQAALARADAVVSHAGLNTVMDAIAARTPILALPIAFDQPGAAARIVHAGIGLKASPHFSGSRHLAAQLRRLLDDASFGARLDALAGSVAASGGAARAADLIEAALRSARPPLAQAAASHG, from the coding sequence ATGGCGCATTTCGGGGTCGTCGCACCTGCGTTCTACAGTCACTTCAATGCCCTCGAAGCGCTCGCGGGCGTGCTGGTCGAGCGCGGCCACCGCGTCACTTTCCTGCACCGCCCGGATGCGGCGCGCTTCCTGCGCGACCGGCGCATCGGTTTCCGGGCCATCGGCGCCGCCACCCACCCGCCCGGATCGCTGGAGGCGTCGCTGCGGCTGGCCGCCAACCCCGGCAGTCCACTGGGACTGCGCCGCGTGATCCTCGACATGGCCGATGCGACCTCGATGCTGTGCCGCGAGTTGCCGCGTGCGATCGAGGTGCTCGGCATCGACACCATCATTGCCGACCAGATGGAAGCGGCCGGCGGCCTGGTGGCCGAGGCCTTGCGCATGCCTTTCGTGTCGGTCGCCTGCGCGCTGCCGGTCAACCGCGAACCCGGCATACCACTGCCGGTGATGCCCTTCGGGTTTGAAGACAGCGAGCGCGCCCACCAGATCGTCGACGGCAGCACCCGCGTGTACGACTGGATGATGGGACCGCACCGGCGCAGCATCGAGGCCAATGCGCGCCGCCTCCAGCTGGCGCCGCGCGGCGCGCTGCACGACTGCCTGTCGCCGCTGGTGCAGGTCAGCCAGACCGTCGACGGCTATGATTTTCCGCGGCGCGCGCTGCCGCCGCATTTTCATCATGTCGGTCCGCTGCGCGCGTCCAGCGCCCCCGACGCGGTAACGCCCTTGCCGGACATCGCGCCGGGCCGCCCCTTCGTGTTCGCCTCGCTCGGCACCCTGCAAGGCCAGCGCCTGGCCCTGTTCAAACGGATCGCGACAGCCTGCCGCCGGCTCGATGCCCAGCTGCTGGTGGCCCATTGCGGCGGCCTCGATGCGGCCCAGGAACGCGCCCTCGAACGCGCTGGCGCGACCTGGGTCTGCGCGTTCGCGCCACAGCAGGCGGCGCTGGCGCGTGCCGACGCGGTGGTGTCGCACGCGGGCCTGAACACGGTGATGGACGCCATCGCGGCGCGCACCCCGATCCTGGCCTTGCCGATCGCCTTCGACCAGCCCGGTGCGGCGGCCCGCATCGTCCACGCCGGCATCGGCCTGAAGGCCTCGCCCCATTTCTCGGGCAGCCGGCACCTGGCGGCGCAGCTGCGGCGCCTGCTCGACGACGCCAGCTTCGGGGCGCGCCTGGACGCGCTGGCCGGCAGCGTCGCGGCCAGCGGCGGCGCGGCGCGCGCCGCCGACCTGATCGAAGCGGCGCTGCGGTCGGCCCGCCCGCCCCTGGCGCAAGCCGCGGCCAGCCATGGATAA